One genomic window of Misgurnus anguillicaudatus chromosome 12, ASM2758022v2, whole genome shotgun sequence includes the following:
- the LOC141369121 gene encoding uncharacterized protein → MGLCFYRWVNSLRAAQMKETTVKHYVDNFAQFIDFIAEAPPQSCRLSRNVLTGVRREMKGIRKSLKRGVALHQTKVKAEKEEKVILKSTLVACKEKAASHIPDALDLLDSDPSSKNQWRFYRLFSAYLACLFGHWGGVLQNMTIAEVMGAKYSHSEKAYLINITSHKTNHVYGPAQIVLNKDEYTWALRFLEVKDKLPGGPQPSSFFSHPRRTPARA, encoded by the exons ATGGGGCTCTGTTTTTACAGATGGGTGAACTCGCTGAGAGCCGCGCAAATGAAAGAGACAACTGTGAAGCATTATGTGGATAATTTTGCACAGTTCATCGATTTCATTGCGGAGGCACCTCCACAGTCCTGTCGCCTTTCACGAAACGTCCTCACCGGCGTTCGTAGGGAGATGAAGGGCATCAGAAAGTCTCTGAAAAGAGGCGTCGCCCTTCATCAAACCAAGGTGAAGGCCGAGAAAGAGGAAAAAGTGATCCTGAAGAGCACCCTGGTGGCGTGCAAGGAGAAGGCGGCCAGTCACATTCCCGATGCGCTGG ACCTTCTGGACAGCGACCCCAGCTCAAAGAACCAGTGGAGGTTCTACAGGCTGTTCTCGGCCTACCTCGCCTGCCTTTTTGGACACTGGGGCGGGGTTCTCCAGAACATGACAATCGCAGAGGTCATGGGGGCCAAGTACTCCCACTCAGAGAAAGCTTATCTCATAAAC ATCACCAGCCACAAGACAAACCACGTCTACGGCCCGGCCCAGATCGTCCTCAACAAGGACGAATACACTTGGGCCCTGCGTTTCCTGGAGGTAAAGGACAAACTGCCCGGGGGACCACAGCCAAGTTCTTTTTTTTCACATCCACGCCGAACCCCTGCAAGAGCCTAA